From the genome of Gloeomargarita sp. SRBZ-1_bins_9, one region includes:
- the glgP gene encoding alpha-glucan family phosphorylase, which translates to MRPVRTFKVSPSLPPVLEPLRALAYNLYWDWSDEVKELFRRLDPELWESSRYNPVLMLGTISQERLQAAAQDDGFLAHLERAQQEFEGYRRERTWYERQRGHPKDCYAYFSAEFGLTTALPIYSGGLGVLAGDHLKSASDLGLPLVGVGLLYQQGYFQQYLTPDGWQQERYPINDFYNLPLQLERRPDGSELRIEVIFPQRVVYARIWRVDIGRVPLYLLDTNIPPNNPYDQDITDQLYGGDIDVRIHQEILLGIGGVKALRALGLRPSVYHMNEGHSAFLSLERMRELVEEQGLDFAAAKEAVRASQVFTTHTPVPAGIDLFPPDKILYYLGRYREILGLSEQEFLSLGREHTGDFQAPFNMAIFAIRMAGFVNGVSQLHARVSRQMFGSLWGPTPQHEVPIHAITNGVHARSCVAPVMQNLYQRYIGPDWWALSADAPEWQRIDTIPDEELWRIHDRAKMQMILHIRERLRRALEERGASQAEIRKTREVLDPEALTIGFARRFATYKRATLLLQSPERLLKLLSDRQRSIQFIFAGKAHPKDHPGKEMIRAIVHFAKEHGLERQIVFVPNYDIHLARLMVAGCDVWLNTPRRPREASGTSGMKAAMNGVPSLSTLDGWWAEADYVNTGWPIGRGEEYADTALQDEIEANALYQILEEDVVPLYYQRDQEGLPREWIAKMKAAIRLNTPRFNTERMVREYAERAYFPVSDRGYQLAEQNYAKAKALAAWKARVFQHWYDIKILEVVAEAPKEVRVNEPIAVTVRLDLGVLQPEEVQVQLYQGTVDDSGLIPVGEVTPMTYQDRQADGSCCYRGEVRYGSSGLQGFAVRILPRHPDMSDPFELGLVHWSS; encoded by the coding sequence ATGCGTCCTGTTCGCACGTTTAAGGTTTCGCCGAGTTTGCCGCCGGTGCTGGAACCATTGCGGGCCTTGGCCTACAACCTGTACTGGGACTGGAGCGATGAGGTCAAGGAATTGTTTCGTCGGTTGGACCCGGAACTGTGGGAAAGCAGCCGCTATAACCCGGTGTTGATGTTGGGGACGATTAGCCAGGAGCGGTTGCAGGCGGCGGCCCAGGATGATGGGTTTTTGGCCCACTTGGAACGGGCACAGCAGGAGTTCGAGGGCTATCGGCGGGAACGTACCTGGTATGAGCGTCAACGCGGCCACCCCAAGGATTGCTATGCCTACTTTTCGGCGGAATTTGGCTTGACGACGGCGCTGCCAATTTACTCGGGGGGGTTGGGGGTGCTGGCGGGGGACCATCTCAAGTCCGCTAGTGACCTGGGACTGCCTTTGGTGGGGGTAGGGTTGCTCTACCAGCAGGGCTATTTCCAGCAATATCTCACCCCGGATGGCTGGCAACAGGAGCGTTACCCCATCAATGACTTCTACAATTTGCCGCTGCAGCTGGAGCGTCGCCCGGATGGGTCGGAGTTGCGTATTGAGGTGATTTTTCCCCAACGGGTGGTCTATGCCCGAATTTGGCGGGTGGATATTGGTCGGGTGCCCCTGTATTTGCTCGATACCAACATTCCCCCCAATAATCCCTACGACCAGGACATCACGGACCAGCTCTATGGCGGTGATATTGACGTGCGCATCCACCAGGAAATCCTGTTGGGGATTGGGGGGGTCAAGGCGCTGCGGGCGTTGGGGCTGCGACCTTCGGTCTATCACATGAACGAGGGACACTCGGCCTTTTTGTCCCTGGAACGGATGCGGGAACTGGTGGAGGAACAGGGGTTGGATTTTGCTGCAGCGAAGGAGGCGGTGCGCGCCAGCCAGGTCTTTACCACCCACACACCGGTGCCGGCAGGCATTGACCTGTTTCCCCCGGACAAAATCCTGTATTACCTCGGGCGCTACCGGGAAATTTTGGGTCTGTCGGAGCAGGAGTTTCTTTCTTTGGGGCGGGAACACACGGGGGATTTTCAAGCCCCCTTCAACATGGCCATCTTCGCGATTCGCATGGCCGGCTTTGTCAATGGGGTGAGTCAACTGCACGCCCGGGTCAGCCGCCAGATGTTCGGTTCGTTGTGGGGACCGACGCCCCAGCACGAGGTGCCGATTCACGCCATTACCAACGGGGTGCATGCCCGCAGTTGCGTCGCCCCGGTTATGCAAAATCTCTACCAGCGCTATATCGGACCGGACTGGTGGGCCTTGTCGGCGGATGCCCCGGAATGGCAGCGGATAGATACCATCCCCGACGAGGAACTCTGGCGCATCCATGACCGGGCCAAGATGCAGATGATCCTGCACATCCGGGAGCGGTTGCGGCGGGCGCTGGAGGAACGGGGGGCTTCCCAGGCAGAAATCCGCAAAACCCGGGAGGTGCTGGACCCGGAAGCGCTGACGATTGGTTTTGCCCGGCGGTTTGCCACCTACAAGCGGGCTACGTTGTTGCTGCAGTCGCCTGAACGGTTGCTCAAGTTGCTTTCAGACCGGCAGCGCTCCATCCAGTTTATCTTTGCCGGTAAAGCCCACCCCAAGGACCACCCCGGCAAGGAGATGATCCGCGCCATTGTGCACTTTGCCAAAGAACACGGCCTGGAGCGGCAAATCGTGTTTGTCCCCAACTACGACATTCACCTGGCCCGGTTGATGGTGGCGGGGTGCGATGTCTGGTTGAACACGCCCCGACGACCGCGGGAGGCGTCCGGCACTAGTGGCATGAAGGCGGCTATGAACGGGGTCCCCAGCCTGAGCACGCTCGACGGGTGGTGGGCGGAGGCGGATTACGTTAACACTGGCTGGCCCATCGGTCGCGGTGAGGAATACGCCGATACGGCCCTACAGGACGAAATCGAAGCTAACGCCCTGTATCAAATCCTGGAGGAGGATGTGGTGCCGCTTTACTACCAACGGGACCAGGAGGGTTTACCCCGGGAGTGGATAGCCAAGATGAAGGCGGCGATTCGCCTGAATACTCCCCGGTTCAACACGGAGCGCATGGTGCGGGAGTACGCGGAACGGGCCTATTTCCCGGTGAGCGACCGGGGGTATCAGCTGGCGGAGCAAAACTACGCTAAGGCTAAGGCGCTGGCGGCTTGGAAGGCCCGGGTTTTCCAGCACTGGTACGACATCAAGATTTTGGAGGTAGTGGCGGAAGCGCCCAAGGAGGTGCGGGTCAACGAACCGATTGCCGTCACGGTGCGCCTTGACCTGGGGGTGTTGCAACCGGAGGAGGTGCAGGTGCAGCTCTACCAGGGAACGGTGGATGATAGCGGGCTAATTCCCGTTGGTGAGGTCACCCCCATGACCTACCAGGACCGGCAGGCGGATGGGAGTTGTTGCTACCGGGGCGAGGTGCGCTATGGCAGTAGTGGGTTGCAGGGGTTTGCCGTGCGCATCCTGCCGCGACACCCGGACATGAGCGACCCCTTTGAATTGGGATTGGTGCACTGGAGCAGTTAG
- a CDS encoding metal ABC transporter substrate-binding protein, with the protein MRRLAGLVGLWVLVGVAGCGAPAAQERLVVATFTIVADMAQQVGGERVRVESLVPPGVEIHGYEPTPRGMARLQQARLILENGLGLERWVQRLDQPLRSVPRVTVSAGITPIFLAPDQPDPHAWLSPRLAEVYVENIRQALSQIDPANAPWYQQNAQRLQQQFRAFDQKFQQLTAVISPQQRYLVTCEGAFYYWARDYGWQHLYLWASNADQEGTPQHIGRVIDQVRARQIPVVFCESTVNPQVQQQVARATGARFGGILFVDSLTPPNGPAPTYLELLAHNLRTIAEGFAVSLENSP; encoded by the coding sequence ATGCGACGGCTGGCTGGGTTAGTGGGGTTATGGGTGTTGGTGGGGGTGGCGGGATGCGGGGCGCCGGCAGCTCAGGAACGCTTGGTGGTGGCGACGTTCACCATTGTGGCGGATATGGCCCAGCAGGTGGGGGGGGAGCGGGTGCGGGTGGAATCCCTAGTGCCGCCGGGGGTGGAGATTCACGGCTACGAACCGACGCCGCGGGGGATGGCCCGGCTACAGCAGGCGCGGTTGATCCTGGAAAACGGGTTGGGTCTGGAGCGGTGGGTGCAGCGGTTAGACCAGCCGTTACGGTCGGTGCCCCGGGTCACGGTCAGCGCCGGCATTACCCCGATTTTCCTGGCACCGGACCAGCCGGACCCCCATGCTTGGCTCTCCCCCCGACTGGCCGAGGTTTATGTGGAAAACATCCGCCAGGCCCTGAGTCAAATAGACCCGGCGAACGCCCCTTGGTATCAGCAAAATGCTCAGCGGTTGCAGCAGCAGTTTCGGGCCTTTGACCAAAAGTTTCAGCAGTTGACGGCGGTGATTTCTCCCCAGCAGCGGTATTTGGTGACCTGCGAGGGGGCGTTTTACTACTGGGCGCGGGACTATGGCTGGCAGCACCTGTATCTGTGGGCAAGCAACGCCGATCAGGAGGGCACGCCTCAACACATTGGCCGGGTGATAGACCAGGTGCGGGCGCGGCAAATCCCGGTGGTGTTTTGTGAAAGTACGGTGAATCCTCAGGTGCAACAGCAGGTGGCGCGGGCAACGGGGGCGCGTTTTGGGGGGATTTTATTCGTGGATTCTTTGACGCCGCCGAATGGGCCGGCCCCCACTTACCTGGAATTGCTGGCCCATAACCTGCGCACGATTGCCGAGGGTTTTGCTGTGTCGCTGGAGAACAGCCCATGA
- a CDS encoding DUF4346 domain-containing protein, with protein sequence MTNWADQIRLIDENLSKRHLDLDPAGYFIIYIDPQEGYIYAKWFTNVINERGLAVDPETGKPIPARGGPPRQPAHVFRGRTAKELCVQIFEQCTEFQPVSQLSHAAYLGRELMRAEMALVQGKPYVQD encoded by the coding sequence ATGACCAACTGGGCCGATCAAATCCGGTTGATTGACGAAAACCTGTCCAAACGGCACCTCGACCTCGACCCGGCGGGTTATTTCATTATCTACATAGACCCCCAAGAAGGCTACATTTACGCCAAGTGGTTTACGAATGTGATCAACGAGCGGGGTTTAGCGGTGGACCCGGAGACCGGCAAACCCATTCCGGCGCGGGGAGGACCACCCCGTCAACCTGCCCACGTCTTTCGCGGCCGCACCGCCAAGGAACTCTGCGTCCAGATTTTTGAGCAATGCACGGAGTTTCAGCCGGTGAGCCAACTCAGCCACGCGGCATACCTCGGGCGGGAACTGATGCGGGCAGAGATGGCCCTGGTGCAGGGCAAACCCTATGTCCAGGACTGA
- a CDS encoding phosphomannose isomerase type II C-terminal cupin domain, with amino-acid sequence MNPNPRNTVPPIPGKRTTVPPMPTAAGLPPAPATELRPWGSFTVLEEGKNYKIKRIEVKPGHRLSLQMHYHRSEHWIVVSGTAKVTCGDKELLLNTNESTFVPPCTPHRLENPGLIDLVLIEVQNGQYLGEDDIVRFQDDYARAPKPTPEADSSHPPSS; translated from the coding sequence ATGAACCCCAACCCTCGGAACACGGTGCCCCCCATACCCGGCAAGCGCACGACCGTCCCACCTATGCCCACAGCGGCTGGCCTGCCCCCAGCACCGGCGACCGAATTACGGCCCTGGGGCAGTTTTACGGTTTTGGAAGAAGGCAAAAACTACAAAATCAAACGCATTGAAGTCAAACCGGGGCACCGATTGAGCTTACAAATGCACTACCACCGCAGCGAGCATTGGATTGTCGTCTCCGGTACGGCCAAGGTCACCTGCGGCGATAAGGAACTCCTGCTCAACACGAATGAATCAACCTTTGTCCCCCCCTGCACCCCCCACCGTTTGGAAAATCCTGGTTTGATTGACCTGGTGCTGATCGAAGTGCAAAACGGCCAGTACCTTGGGGAAGACGACATCGTCCGTTTTCAGGATGATTACGCCCGGGCACCCAAACCCACCCCTGAAGCCGATAGCAGCCACCCACCAAGCAGTTAA
- a CDS encoding branched-chain amino acid ABC transporter permease, with amino-acid sequence MVNYLIFLALNTGIFALFSLGLNLQWGVTGLINFGHVAFMTLGAYATVLLTLQGVAWFWAMVVGIGLASLLALILGLTTLRLREDYLAILTIGVSELLRLVALNEQWLTRGPLGLFSYPLPWQGEWSRWLAVVLWTVLFGVSLRQLSYGWRVPLRLQRALAGTAMALVIALYGAGLVALAQGDYKVRLLVLLAAALVGTFLLLERLSHSPWGRLLKGIREDEVAVQALGKNVFIYKLHSLVLGGMIGGLSGAFYAWQLTFINPESFVPLITFQAWMIVIIGGGGNHAGTLLGALIFWLYDSVTRFVLPVLLPLDGARLGALRVMVIGLLLILVLVWRPQGLLGKKEELILH; translated from the coding sequence ATGGTCAACTATCTCATTTTTTTGGCCTTGAACACGGGGATTTTTGCCCTGTTTAGTTTGGGGTTGAATTTGCAGTGGGGGGTAACAGGGCTAATTAATTTCGGCCATGTGGCGTTTATGACCCTAGGGGCCTATGCCACGGTGTTGTTGACCTTGCAGGGGGTAGCCTGGTTTTGGGCGATGGTTGTCGGGATCGGGTTGGCCAGTCTGTTGGCTCTCATCCTGGGATTGACGACCCTGCGGTTGCGGGAAGACTACTTAGCGATTCTCACCATTGGTGTGTCGGAACTGCTGCGTTTGGTGGCCCTCAACGAGCAGTGGTTGACCCGGGGGCCCCTGGGGTTATTCAGCTATCCGTTGCCCTGGCAAGGGGAGTGGAGTCGTTGGCTGGCGGTGGTGCTCTGGACGGTGCTGTTTGGCGTGAGCTTGCGGCAACTGAGCTATGGCTGGCGGGTGCCTTTACGCTTGCAGCGGGCCTTGGCCGGGACGGCGATGGCGTTGGTGATAGCGCTCTATGGGGCGGGCTTGGTGGCTTTGGCTCAGGGGGACTACAAGGTGCGGTTGCTGGTGTTGTTGGCAGCGGCCCTGGTCGGGACGTTTCTGTTGCTGGAGCGGTTGAGCCATTCCCCCTGGGGCCGTCTGCTCAAGGGGATTCGCGAAGACGAAGTGGCGGTACAGGCCCTGGGCAAAAACGTCTTCATCTACAAGCTCCACAGTTTGGTGTTGGGGGGAATGATTGGGGGCTTGAGCGGTGCCTTCTATGCTTGGCAGTTGACCTTTATCAACCCAGAATCCTTCGTGCCCTTGATCACGTTTCAGGCCTGGATGATTGTGATTATTGGGGGGGGTGGCAACCACGCCGGGACGTTACTGGGGGCCTTGATTTTTTGGCTGTACGACTCAGTGACCCGTTTTGTGCTGCCGGTGCTGCTGCCGTTGGATGGGGCGCGCCTGGGGGCATTGCGGGTGATGGTCATCGGGTTGCTGCTGATTCTGGTGCTGGTGTGGCGACCCCAGGGGCTGCTGGGGAAAAAAGAAGAGCTGATTCTCCATTGA
- a CDS encoding SaoD/DsrE family protein, protein MKVAYVFTHPRCGTYKLGQMILPQLEAGVHGAQVVAMFFFDDNCFVLRKGDPIGERLAKVAQDQNILLMMCDMCALERNLAEGEPRWCYPDGTGRTEPALCKPKDTVAGVMVGCFPDFYAAFQDNPPDQVITL, encoded by the coding sequence ATGAAGGTGGCATACGTGTTTACCCACCCCCGTTGCGGGACGTACAAGCTAGGGCAAATGATTCTGCCCCAGTTAGAAGCCGGGGTGCATGGGGCGCAGGTGGTGGCGATGTTCTTCTTTGATGACAATTGTTTTGTTTTGCGGAAAGGAGACCCTATCGGGGAGCGCCTAGCTAAGGTTGCCCAGGATCAGAACATTCTGCTGATGATGTGTGACATGTGTGCCCTGGAACGCAATCTTGCGGAAGGGGAACCCCGCTGGTGCTATCCCGACGGTACAGGACGCACTGAACCGGCTCTTTGTAAGCCCAAAGATACGGTCGCGGGAGTCATGGTGGGCTGTTTCCCTGATTTTTACGCAGCTTTCCAGGACAACCCGCCTGACCAGGTCATCACCCTATAG
- a CDS encoding metal ABC transporter permease, with protein MGGLAVGQWLLEPWRYDFMVQALAVGALVGLVCGALSCLVTVRGWALLGDAVSHAVTPGIVLAYGLRWPLVLGALGFGLGAVWLMGWLQQHTRLREDTVIGVVFTGFFALGLVLVSRTPGSVELQHVLFGNLLGMGAAQVWQTVVIGGVTLGIVLARRRDLLLCCFDPVYARTIGLQVERLQYLLLTLLALTIVVAMQAVGVVLVVAMLVTPGATAALVTRGFDAMVLGAMGVGVAASVLGTYTSYYLDASTGGCIVLAQTLLFFGALGLKGVLKIGRS; from the coding sequence ATGGGCGGCCTAGCTGTGGGGCAGTGGTTGCTGGAACCTTGGCGGTATGACTTCATGGTGCAGGCCCTGGCGGTGGGGGCGCTGGTGGGGCTGGTGTGCGGGGCTTTGTCCTGTTTGGTGACGGTGCGGGGGTGGGCGCTGTTGGGGGATGCGGTGAGCCATGCGGTGACGCCGGGGATTGTCCTGGCCTATGGATTGCGCTGGCCGCTGGTGCTGGGGGCGCTGGGGTTTGGCCTGGGGGCGGTCTGGCTGATGGGCTGGCTGCAACAACACACGCGGCTTAGGGAAGACACGGTGATTGGGGTGGTGTTTACGGGGTTTTTTGCCCTGGGGCTGGTGCTGGTTTCCCGCACACCGGGGTCGGTGGAGTTGCAACACGTTTTGTTTGGCAACCTGCTGGGGATGGGGGCGGCTCAGGTCTGGCAGACGGTGGTCATCGGTGGGGTCACGCTGGGGATCGTGCTGGCGCGTCGGCGGGATTTGTTGCTGTGCTGTTTTGACCCGGTTTATGCCCGCACCATTGGCCTACAGGTGGAGCGGCTGCAGTACCTGTTGCTGACGCTGTTGGCGCTGACGATTGTGGTGGCGATGCAGGCGGTGGGGGTGGTGCTGGTGGTGGCGATGTTGGTAACGCCGGGGGCGACGGCGGCTCTGGTGACTAGAGGGTTTGACGCTATGGTGCTGGGGGCAATGGGGGTTGGGGTGGCCGCCAGTGTTCTCGGAACCTACACCAGCTATTACCTGGATGCGTCCACGGGGGGCTGTATTGTCTTGGCCCAAACGCTGCTGTTTTTCGGGGCGCTGGGTCTAAAGGGGGTCTTAAAAATCGGGCGGTCTTGA
- the tpiA gene encoding triose-phosphate isomerase: protein MEFLQDQAATMAVIAGNWKMYKTRREALAYVQAFAPLVAGTDRDVVLCAPFTALEALAEKLLPTGIALGAQNVHWEDEGAYTGEISPPMLTDLGVRYVIIGHSERRQYFGETDERVNLRLKAAQRHGLTPILCVGETLEQRQQGLTEAHILAQLAQALVGVQVARLIIAYEPIWAIGTGNTCPAEEANRVIGLIRKEVTLLQQVAQQTPDQVQILYGGSVKPDNIDELMAMPEIDGVLVGSASLDPHSFARIVNYQPVG, encoded by the coding sequence ATGGAATTTTTGCAGGATCAGGCGGCAACGATGGCGGTGATTGCGGGCAACTGGAAGATGTACAAAACCCGGCGTGAGGCCCTAGCCTACGTACAAGCCTTCGCTCCATTGGTGGCGGGAACCGACCGGGATGTGGTGCTGTGCGCCCCCTTTACAGCCCTGGAGGCCCTGGCGGAGAAATTGCTCCCCACCGGCATCGCCCTGGGTGCCCAGAACGTCCACTGGGAAGATGAAGGGGCCTATACCGGGGAAATTAGCCCGCCCATGTTGACGGATTTGGGGGTGCGCTACGTGATCATCGGCCACAGCGAGCGCCGTCAGTATTTTGGCGAAACGGACGAACGGGTGAATCTCCGCCTCAAGGCTGCCCAACGCCATGGTCTGACCCCCATCCTGTGTGTCGGCGAGACCCTGGAGCAACGGCAGCAGGGATTGACGGAAGCCCACATCCTAGCGCAACTGGCCCAAGCCCTGGTAGGGGTGCAGGTGGCCCGGTTGATCATCGCCTATGAACCCATCTGGGCAATCGGCACCGGCAACACCTGTCCGGCGGAGGAGGCCAACCGAGTCATTGGCCTGATTCGCAAGGAGGTGACCCTGCTGCAACAAGTGGCCCAGCAAACACCCGACCAGGTGCAGATTCTCTACGGGGGTTCCGTCAAGCCCGATAACATTGATGAGCTGATGGCCATGCCCGAAATTGACGGGGTACTGGTCGGTAGCGCCAGCTTAGACCCCCACAGCTTCGCCCGCATTGTCAACTACCAGCCGGTCGGCTGA
- the bchM gene encoding magnesium protoporphyrin IX methyltransferase: protein MVSLPPAEEKAIVKDYFDGVGFERWRNIYGTGQVNRVQADIRAGHQRTIDTVLSWLPGDLTGVTVADVGCGVGSLALPLAERGANVWASDIAVKMVQEAQNQARRRRNPQGQFLDHNIVFVVADLEELRGKYDVVICLDVLIHYPAARARQMLRHLAQCAHQRLIFSFAPQTPFYSLLKKIGGLFPGASKTTRAYLHPEPLMVQTLTELGWQLQNRTQISTRFYFARVLDFSRPAGS from the coding sequence ATGGTTTCCCTTCCCCCAGCCGAGGAGAAGGCAATTGTCAAGGACTATTTTGACGGCGTTGGGTTTGAGCGCTGGCGCAACATTTACGGCACTGGCCAGGTCAACCGGGTGCAGGCGGACATCCGCGCTGGGCATCAACGGACGATTGATACGGTATTGAGTTGGCTGCCTGGGGATTTAACCGGCGTGACTGTGGCGGATGTGGGCTGTGGGGTCGGCAGTTTGGCCTTGCCGCTGGCGGAACGGGGGGCCAACGTTTGGGCCAGCGATATTGCCGTCAAGATGGTGCAGGAGGCGCAAAACCAGGCCCGGCGACGGCGCAACCCCCAGGGGCAATTCCTGGACCACAACATTGTGTTTGTGGTGGCGGATTTAGAGGAATTGCGGGGCAAGTACGATGTGGTGATTTGTCTGGATGTGCTTATTCATTACCCGGCGGCCCGTGCCCGGCAGATGTTGCGCCATTTGGCCCAGTGCGCCCACCAGCGTTTGATTTTCAGCTTTGCCCCCCAAACCCCCTTTTATAGCCTGCTGAAAAAAATCGGCGGTTTATTTCCTGGCGCCAGCAAAACCACCCGTGCCTACCTCCACCCCGAACCCCTCATGGTACAGACCCTGACGGAGTTAGGCTGGCAGCTACAAAACCGCACCCAAATCAGTACCCGGTTTTACTTTGCACGGGTGCTGGACTTCAGCCGACCGGCTGGTAGTTGA
- a CDS encoding NnrU family protein translates to MSHLIILGWLLGFAVVHSGLAALRPSGEKFLGARGYRVLFASLSLLVAVPMLAYFLKHRYDGVQLWQVQDVPGIRMLVTVFSVISFLFLYPATFNLGEITAIQKPQVHLYTQGIMRICRHPQMVGQTLWCIAHTLWIGSSFTLVTSLGLIAYHLFGVWHGDRRWGQRYPEEFPLLKAQTSVIPFKAIWEGKQKLVLSEFIRPAYVGVAVFVVLVYWLHPQMWLWAEQLPW, encoded by the coding sequence ATGTCCCATCTGATAATTTTGGGGTGGTTACTGGGCTTTGCCGTCGTGCATAGTGGGTTGGCGGCCTTACGACCGTCGGGGGAAAAGTTTTTGGGGGCGCGGGGGTATCGGGTGCTGTTTGCCAGTTTGAGCCTACTGGTGGCTGTACCCATGCTGGCCTACTTTTTGAAGCATCGCTACGACGGGGTGCAATTATGGCAGGTGCAAGATGTACCGGGGATACGAATGCTGGTGACCGTTTTCAGCGTGATTTCCTTTTTATTTCTCTATCCAGCGACGTTTAATCTCGGGGAGATTACAGCGATTCAAAAACCCCAGGTGCATCTTTATACCCAGGGCATTATGCGCATCTGTCGTCATCCCCAAATGGTGGGGCAAACCCTGTGGTGTATAGCCCATACATTGTGGATTGGTAGCTCTTTTACGCTGGTGACATCCCTGGGTTTGATTGCCTATCACCTGTTTGGGGTATGGCATGGAGACCGGCGGTGGGGGCAGCGCTATCCTGAGGAATTCCCTCTCTTAAAAGCACAGACATCGGTTATCCCTTTCAAGGCCATTTGGGAGGGTAAGCAAAAACTCGTGCTCTCTGAATTTATCCGTCCAGCTTACGTGGGAGTTGCCGTGTTTGTTGTACTGGTGTATTGGCTCCATCCGCAGATGTGGTTGTGGGCAGAACAATTGCCCTGGTGA
- a CDS encoding metal ABC transporter ATP-binding protein, with amino-acid sequence MIVLDGVTVTYGNHLALRDVHLRVPPGVVLGLVGPNGGGKSTLLKAIGGLVSPWRGQVRVGGMPVEVVQKRGWLAYVPQTEPVDGPCPLTVQEVVMMGRYGHLNGLRLLGPRDRQVVQASLQQVGLWAWRHRPLAELSGGQRKRVFLARALAQQAPVLLLDEPFNGVDGPTERVLVQWLRQGRHRGQTVLIASHDRPMVAALCDRVVLLQQTVLADGTPTDLQPVWESLWAA; translated from the coding sequence ATGATTGTCCTGGATGGCGTGACGGTGACCTATGGCAACCACTTGGCCCTGCGGGATGTGCATTTACGGGTGCCGCCGGGGGTGGTGCTGGGGTTGGTGGGGCCAAATGGGGGGGGAAAGTCCACCCTGCTGAAAGCGATTGGGGGATTGGTGTCACCCTGGCGGGGGCAGGTGCGGGTTGGGGGGATGCCGGTGGAGGTGGTGCAAAAGCGGGGTTGGCTGGCTTATGTTCCCCAAACGGAACCGGTGGATGGGCCTTGCCCGCTGACGGTGCAGGAGGTGGTGATGATGGGGCGCTACGGCCACCTAAACGGGCTACGCCTGCTAGGCCCCCGGGACCGCCAAGTGGTGCAAGCTAGTTTGCAGCAGGTGGGGTTGTGGGCATGGCGGCACCGGCCCCTTGCGGAACTGTCGGGGGGACAACGCAAACGGGTTTTTCTGGCGAGGGCGTTGGCGCAACAGGCCCCGGTTCTACTTTTGGATGAGCCGTTTAACGGGGTGGATGGGCCGACGGAACGGGTGCTGGTGCAGTGGCTGCGGCAAGGGCGACACCGGGGCCAAACGGTCCTGATCGCCAGTCATGATAGGCCCATGGTGGCGGCACTCTGTGACCGGGTGGTGCTGCTCCAACAGACGGTCCTGGCCGATGGGACGCCAACCGATCTCCAACCGGTGTGGGAGAGCCTATGGGCGGCCTAG
- the surE gene encoding 5'/3'-nucleotidase SurE: protein MSRTDPQILLTNDDGIDAPGLQVLRQVLPQALVAAPVQEWSGCGHQITTRQPIPVSQPQPHCYAVQGTPVDCVRLALAHWQPQTKWVIAGINQGANLGVDIYASGTVAAVREAALHRIPAIALSQYQRRGQPVDWERTRHWLEQVLTLLLQKPEPGSFWNVNFPHLDADSPEPEMVFCSPCTQPLPIQYALTPTGYLYQGVYHQRPSDPCSDVAVCLGGQIAISQIRVC, encoded by the coding sequence ATGTCCAGGACTGACCCGCAGATTCTACTCACCAACGACGACGGCATTGATGCGCCAGGGTTACAGGTGTTGCGGCAGGTTTTGCCCCAGGCGCTGGTGGCGGCTCCCGTGCAGGAGTGGTCCGGTTGTGGGCATCAGATCACGACGCGACAACCCATTCCCGTCAGCCAACCCCAGCCCCACTGTTATGCCGTCCAGGGCACCCCCGTGGACTGCGTGCGCTTGGCCCTGGCCCACTGGCAACCCCAAACCAAGTGGGTGATCGCTGGCATCAACCAGGGCGCCAACTTGGGGGTGGACATCTACGCCTCGGGGACCGTAGCCGCCGTGCGCGAAGCCGCCTTGCATCGGATTCCGGCCATTGCCCTATCCCAGTACCAACGGCGGGGGCAACCGGTGGACTGGGAACGCACCCGGCACTGGTTAGAGCAAGTCTTGACCCTACTGCTCCAGAAACCCGAACCCGGCAGTTTTTGGAACGTCAACTTTCCCCACCTCGACGCCGACAGCCCCGAGCCGGAGATGGTGTTTTGTTCCCCCTGTACCCAGCCGTTGCCCATCCAGTACGCCCTCACCCCGACCGGTTACCTCTACCAGGGGGTGTACCACCAGCGCCCCAGCGACCCCTGTAGCGACGTGGCCGTGTGTTTAGGGGGCCAGATTGCCATCAGCCAAATACGGGTGTGCTAA